The Spinacia oleracea cultivar Varoflay chromosome 2, BTI_SOV_V1, whole genome shotgun sequence DNA segment TTGCTTAACAAGATAGATGTTGATAATATGGTTGCAATTTGGAATTGCTCTATTGTGATGTACATTGTGGGAGATATGCCTTCCATTGGAGCTGTTATTAGGTTCATTGCAAAAGAATGGGTGAATGTTTCTACTCCGAAGGTTTTCCTTCAAGATGAAGGTTATTTTGTCATCAGATTTGCTAGTAGGAAAGATAGGGATTCTGTTTTGATGGCTGGACCTTATTCCTTTTTCAATAGGCCAATGATTGTCAAGCCATGGTCTGCTAAGTTTAACTTTCAGGAAGAAATTTTGGGAGTCATTCCTGTGTTGGTTAGGCTGCCAAATTTGCCATTGAATTATTGGGGTCCAGATTCTCTGAGTAGAATTGGTAGTTTGTTGGGGATCCCCTTATTTGCTGATGAATGTACTTCTTCCCAAATGAGAGTGTCCTTTCCTAGATTGTTGGTGGAAATTGATGTCACTAAACCTCTTCCAAAGCATGTTATGCTACAGGATCCTTCTGGTGGCACCTTTACTCAGCCAGTTTTGTATGATTGGCTTCCACCTTACTGTGGTACTTGTAAGGTGGTGGGTCATATTTGTGGTGAGGGCATGAAGCAAACAACTAGATTCAAGCCTGTTGTACCAGTGAAGATGAAGAAGGTATGGCAGCCTGTTAAGACAGTGGTGACATAAGGGGAGATTACAACAACTGATATCTCTACTGAGAATGTGAGTAAGGATATCAGTAATAATCCTGTTGCAGATGGGAAAGTTACTCACACTCCTGTCACTCATGATGATGGTTGGAGAATTGTTACTAGGAGACGAAGGGACCCTAAACCACCTAGACATATTCTTGGTTTGGCACAAGTACAAGCTGTTACCAGGGGGTTCTCTTTCGACGGAGGGGGTGAAGGGGAGGAGGGTTTTGACATTGGTTAATGAATATATGCAATTGGAATGTGAGGGGAATGAATGACCCCAATAAGATAGGAGAAATAAAGAACTTTGTTATTGTTAATAAAGTTAGTGTAGTGGCTCTCATTGAAACCAaagttaaacaaaaaaatagtaAAAAGGTTTAGAGTAAGTTTGGCCCTCGGTGGCAGTGGATTACTAACTATGAGCTCTCTAATAGGGGGAGAATATGGATGGGATGGAAGCATAGGGTGGTTATTTTTCATGCAGTTTATAAATATGAGCAAATCATTCATGGGGTGGTTACAGCTAAGTCAGTTGCTTTCACAACTGGGTTTACTGCAGTCTATGGTCTTCTTACCATTGACACTAGAAGAGAATTATGGAGGGAGTTGGGAAGCTTAAATGCCATCAACACTCTTTCTTGGTTGGTGATGGATGATTTCAATTCTGTACTTTATTCTGGTGATAGAATCAATGGCAATGTTGTCACTAACATGGAAACTGCTTACTTTGAAAACTGCTTGATTCAGACAGATCTCACAGAACTTAAAAGCTGTGGGCACTTTTACTCTTGGTATAAAGGTCATGAGGTATTGAGAATTAGCTCAAGAATTTATAGGGCCTTTGGTAATGCTTCTTGGCATGGGTCCTATTCTGATGTAGTGGTTGACTACATGAACCCTGGGCTTTCTGATCATACTCCACTGGTAATGAGTTACAAGGTGAACATGAAGAAAGGAGGTAGGCCTTTTAAGTTCTTCAATTATATGGCAGACCATCCAAACCTTTTACAAGATGTTCAAAAAGGGTGGTCTTGTAACCATGCAGCTTCAGCAATGCAGAGTGTTTGGAATAAACTCAAATCTGTTGAGTCAGAGTTGAAAACTTTGCATAAAAAGGAGTTTGCTCATTTGGAAGAAAAAATTGAGAGTTGCAGAAGAGAGCTGGGTTTGGCTCAGTCTACTAGTATTTCTAATCCTGATGATATTGTTGCTCAGGAAGCTGAGAAAGAGTGTGTGGCAAATCTTAAGTTGTTCTTGAAGGTTCAGGAAAGTGCTTACAGACAGAAATTAAGGATCCAATGGCTTTAGCTGGGGGATTCTAACTCTAAGTTTTTCTTTAGTGCC contains these protein-coding regions:
- the LOC110798309 gene encoding uncharacterized protein → MNEIMTKVNDALGISGDYGISWGNVANSIIPNTEHEETEHLEKEIEASAEPDAQRRLNMGGKPSWATIVNGSSLTANGTPLSFISPTIVDGKPIGLLNKIDVDNMVAIWNCSIVMYIVGDMPSIGAVIRFIAKEWVNVSTPKVFLQDEGYFVIRFASRKDRDSVLMAGPYSFFNRPMIVKPWSAKFNFQEEILGVIPVLVRLPNLPLNYWGPDSLSRIGSLLGIPLFADECTSSQMRVSFPRLLVEIDVTKPLPKHVMLQDPSGGTFTQPVLYDWLPPYCGTCKVVGHICGEGMKQTTRFKPVVPVKMKKDISNNPVADGKVTHTPVTHDDGWRIVTRRRRDPKPPRHILGLAQVQAVTRGFSFDGGGEGEEGFDIG